GTTATGCTGCGTTGCACACCCGCGATAAACGGTTGCATAATTCCCCCATCATCCGCCTCAGGGCACACAACATGCTGTATCAGATTCATGAGTACAACCGCGCGTGGCTGAATCCTCTCACCACGTGGGCAAAGGCGGCGGCGACGACTTTCGTCAACCCGGGCAGCCTGCTTGCCATGATGCCGGGTGCGCCCCGCATTGCCGCCGGATACGAATTGCTCTACCGGCTTGGCAAGGACTACGAAAAGCCCGAATTCAACATCAAGGCAGTCGAAGTGGACGGTCACAACATTCCGGTCGTGGAAATGACCGCGATGGAGAAGCCGTTCTGCCGTCTGCTGCGTTTCAAGCGATACGCGGACGACGCGAGCGCCGTGGGGCAACTCAAGGACGACCCGGTCGTGCTGGTCGTGGCCCCGCTCTCGGGTCACCACGCTACGTTGCTGCGCGACACCGTCTCTACATTGCTTAAGGACCACAAGGTGTACATCACCGACTGGGTCGATGCACGTATGGTGCCGCTCGATGCGGGGTCGTTCCATCTGGACGACTACGTTGCGTACATCCAGGAATTCATCCGCCACATCGGCGCTGAAAACCTGCACGTCATTTCGGTCTGCCAGCCGACGGTACCTGTGCTCGGCGCGATCTCGCTGATGGCGTCGAACGGCGAGAAGACACCCAAGACCATGACGATGATGGGTGGCCCGATCGACGCTCGCAAGAGCCCGACGTCGGTCAACTCGCTCGCGACGAACAAGTCGTACGAATGGTTCGAGAACCACGTGATTCATGCGGTGCCTCCGAACTACCCCGGCGCCGGACGCCTCGTGTATCCGGGCTTCCTGCAGCACGCGGGCTTCGTCGCCATGAATCCGGACCGCCATCTGAAGTCACACTGGGACTTCTATCTGGATCTGATGCGCGGCGACAGCGACGATGCCGACTCGCACCGCCGCTTTTACGATGAGTACAACGCAGTGCTGGATATGGCGGCCGAGTACTATCTCGACACCATCAAGACCGTTTTCCAGGACTTCAGCCTTGCGAGCGGTACGTGGGATGTGGCCGGTCAGCGCGTGCGTCCGCAGGACATCAAGACCACGGCGCTTTTCACCATCGAAGGCGAGTTGGACGACATCTCCGGTAGTGGGCAAACGCAAGCCGCGCATGAGCTTTGCACCGGCATCCCGGCCAAACGCCGCGCGCATTTCACCGCGCCGCAGTGCGGGCACTACGGGATTTTCTCCGGTAGCCGCTGGCGTAACGTGATCTATCCGCAGATTCGCGACTTCATCGCGAAGAACGCCTGACCGTCATTCGCTAATTCCGACGGACATACGAAAACCGCCGCGAGGGCATTGGCTCTCGCGGCGGTTTCGTTTTGTGGCCTTCGGTTCGATTGAACGCCGCAGATCGCGGCCGTCCGCTCAACGCGTGCGAAGCGAATCCAGCAGCATCTGCGTATTGAAGGACGAGTACGTCTTTCTCGACTCGTCGCTCATGACGTCACGCCCCATCACAATGGAAAGCGTATGTCGATTCGACATCACGTAATAGCCCATCGCCGAGATCGTCACGTACAGATCGACCGGATCGACGCCCTGACGAATTTCGCCACTGGCCTGCCCGCGCTTGAGCGTCTGCGCGAGCAGCTCTACGATCGGCGAGACCTGTTGACGAATTTCCGTCGACTGACGCATCGACTTGGCTTCGTGCAGATTTTCGTTATTGATGAGCTGGATCAACTCCGGGTGATCGGCGTAGTAATCCCACACGAAGTGGGCGAGTTCGGCCACAGCGTCGAGCGGCGCAAGCAGATCGAGCTTGAGTGCGTGTTCCGCGCGATTGAATTCGCCATAGACTTCTTCGAGCACGGCCAGATAAAGCTGATCCTTGTTGCCGAAGTAGTAATAGAGCATTCGCTCATTGATGTCGGCTCGGCGCGCGATGCTGTCCACGCGAGCACCACTGGAACCACGTTCCGCAAATTCCTCGATCGCAGCGGCAAGAATTCGCTGGCGGGTGCGTTCCGGGTCACGTTTGATCTTGGTTTCTGATGTTGTCATGATCGGCCGGTCGTTCTCATCGGGCGGAATTATGGCACAACGGTTTCAGTGTTTCTGCAAAATGCAGGATAATTCTAGTTTCCGCCGAATCCCCCACAAAAGACGTGTCCGAAGTCAGCGCGCTCGCTCAGCGCATCGATGCCCTATTGCCCCAGACGCAATGCACCAAATGCGGTTACGCAGGATGCCGTCCGTACGCCGACGCTATCGCGAACGGGCAAGCCAGCTATAACCAATGCCCGCCGGGCGGCGCCGAAGGTGTCGAGCGCCTTGCTAGGCTGCTCGGCCGTCCCGTCATTGCACTCAATCCGGAGAACGGCGTCGAACGCCCGCGCCCCCGGGCATTGATCGACGAATCACTCTGCATCGGCTGCACCTTGTGCATTCAGGCCTGCCCGGT
This window of the Pandoraea sputorum genome carries:
- a CDS encoding polyhydroxyalkanoate depolymerase translates to MLYQIHEYNRAWLNPLTTWAKAAATTFVNPGSLLAMMPGAPRIAAGYELLYRLGKDYEKPEFNIKAVEVDGHNIPVVEMTAMEKPFCRLLRFKRYADDASAVGQLKDDPVVLVVAPLSGHHATLLRDTVSTLLKDHKVYITDWVDARMVPLDAGSFHLDDYVAYIQEFIRHIGAENLHVISVCQPTVPVLGAISLMASNGEKTPKTMTMMGGPIDARKSPTSVNSLATNKSYEWFENHVIHAVPPNYPGAGRLVYPGFLQHAGFVAMNPDRHLKSHWDFYLDLMRGDSDDADSHRRFYDEYNAVLDMAAEYYLDTIKTVFQDFSLASGTWDVAGQRVRPQDIKTTALFTIEGELDDISGSGQTQAAHELCTGIPAKRRAHFTAPQCGHYGIFSGSRWRNVIYPQIRDFIAKNA
- a CDS encoding TetR/AcrR family transcriptional regulator translates to MTTSETKIKRDPERTRQRILAAAIEEFAERGSSGARVDSIARRADINERMLYYYFGNKDQLYLAVLEEVYGEFNRAEHALKLDLLAPLDAVAELAHFVWDYYADHPELIQLINNENLHEAKSMRQSTEIRQQVSPIVELLAQTLKRGQASGEIRQGVDPVDLYVTISAMGYYVMSNRHTLSIVMGRDVMSDESRKTYSSFNTQMLLDSLRTR